Genomic segment of Acidimicrobiales bacterium:
CGTAGTAGCGAAGGTCGGTCGCCACGCGCACCGCCATGTCGTGGCGGTAAAGGGGCACGTGATACCGATCCGCCAGGTGCGCCATCGCAGCGAGGCGCTCCGGGAACTGAGCGATCACATTCGGGAGCACGTCGTCGGTGGGGTCTCTCGGTGGGCGGTCGGCCACGGTGACGCTCCGGATGTCGACGAGTTTGTGGAGCGGCTGGCGGGGGTGTTCGGTTGCGATCCGTCCTACGTGTCGCTCATGGGTGCCCCGGTCGGTTCGCACATGGGGCCACGGTCCTTGCTGGTCGGCTTCTTCTCCGACAGTTAGCCATGCGAGTCGTCGTCGAGCGGGTGGGTCTCCGTGTCTCGGTAGATGTGGTAATCGACGTCTTCGACGGTTACCAGACCTTCCTGGATCATCCGGTCCAGCATGGGAACGAACTTGTCGATGCGGTGGCCCTCGTCGACTATCTGGATGACGATGGGCAGGTCATCGGAGGAGGACAGCATCCGGGTGGTCTTGAGACGGCCGCTGGGCCCGAATCCCTCTATGCCGCGCATGATGGTCGCCCCGGCCAGGCCTTCCTCCCTGGCCCGTTCCAGAATGGCGTCGGCGAGTGAGTTGTGATGATACCGGTCGTATTCTCCGATGAAGACACTGACCCGTTTGCCTCGACTCTGGTTAGCCATCGACTCTCCTTGCTGTTGACGGGGGTCTCGACTGGCTCGCGGCGAACACGGTCACCACGATGAATCCGATGGGCATCACGACGGCCATGTCAGACGATGTAGGCGAGGGCCATGCCGGCCCCGGCAGCCAAGAGTCCGACGATGAGCGATCCGACCACGTTCCAGGCAGCCGCCGAGAGCGTTCCTTCTTCGATCAGGCGTACCGTCTCCCACGAGAAAGTGGAGAACGTTGTGTAGGCGCCGCAGAAACCGGCACCGACGACGGCAGAAGGGACGTTCCCCAAGCGGTGGTACACCATCAGGCCGCTGATGACACCGAACATGAAGGCGCCGGTGGCATTGATCACATAGGTGCCCCACGGGAACAAGCCTTTGGTTCGTGAGTTGACCAGTTGGTCGACGATATAGCGAGTGGGCGCCCCGATCAGTCCGCCTGCACCTACTTCGACCAGGGTGATCACCCGTCCCGCCTTTCGGGACTG
This window contains:
- the crcB gene encoding fluoride efflux transporter CrcB yields the protein MITLVEVGAGGLIGAPTRYIVDQLVNSRTKGLFPWGTYVINATGAFMFGVISGLMVYHRLGNVPSAVVGAGFCGAYTTFSTFSWETVRLIEEGTLSAAAWNVVGSLIVGLLAAGAGMALAYIV
- a CDS encoding DUF190 domain-containing protein, with product MANQSRGKRVSVFIGEYDRYHHNSLADAILERAREEGLAGATIMRGIEGFGPSGRLKTTRMLSSSDDLPIVIQIVDEGHRIDKFVPMLDRMIQEGLVTVEDVDYHIYRDTETHPLDDDSHG